One stretch of Numenius arquata chromosome 8, bNumArq3.hap1.1, whole genome shotgun sequence DNA includes these proteins:
- the UBA3 gene encoding NEDD8-activating enzyme E1 catalytic subunit isoform X2, with amino-acid sequence MAVDGGCGDTGDWEGRWNHVKKFLERSGPFTHPDFEPGTQALEFLLSTCKVLVIGAGGLGCELLKNLALSGFRQIHVIDMDTIDVSNLNRQFLFRPKDVGRPKAEVAAEFLNSRIPSCAVVAYFKKIQDMDESFYRQFHIIVCGLDSIIARRWINGMLMSFLHYEDGVLDPSSIIPLIDGGTEGFKGNVRVIIPGMTACVECTLELYPPQVNFPMCTIASMPRLPEHCIEYVRILQWPKEQPFGEGVALDGDDPEHIQWIYQKSLERASQFNIKGVTYRLTQGVVKRIIPAVASTNAVIAAVCATEVFKIATSAYIPLNNYLVFNDVDGLYTYTFEAERKENCPACSQLPQNIEISPSAKLQEILDYLTNNASLQMKSPAITATMYGGNKTLYLQTVASIEERTRPNLSKTLKELGLVDGQELAVADVTTPQTMLFKLHFTT; translated from the exons GCTCTTGAGTTTTTATTAAGCACATGTAAAGTACTAGTTATTGGAGCAGGAGGATTAGGATGCGAACTCCTGAAAAACCTG GCACTGTCTGGCTTCAGACAGATCCACGTTATTGACATGGATACTATAGATGTTTCTAACCTTAACCGACAGTTCCTGTTTCG acCGAAGGATGTTGGGCGACCAAAAGCAGAAGTTGCAGCAGAATTCCTAAACAGCCGCATTCCCAGCTGTGCTGTCGTAGC atattttaaaaagattcAAGACATGGATGAAAGCTTTTATCGAC agtTTCACATTATTGTTTGTGGACTGGACTCTATAATTGCAAGAAGATGGATAAATGGAATGCTG ATGTCATTTTTACATTATGAAGATGGTGTACTGGATCCAAGTTCCATCATACCTTTAATAGATGGAGGGACAGAAGGTTTTAAAGGAAATGTTCGTGTGATTATTCCTGGCATGACAGCATGTGTTGAATGCACGCTTGAGCTTTATCCACCGCAG GTGAATTTTCCCATGTGTACTATCGCATCGATGCCCAGACTGCCGGAGCATTGTATTGAGTATGTCAGGATATTGCAGTGGCCAAAGGAGCAACCTTTTGGAG AGGGTGTTGCATTGGATGGAGATGACCCTGAACATATACAGTGGATTTACCAGAAGTCTTTAGAAAGAGCATCACAATTTAATATTAAAGGTGTTACCTACAGGCTCACCCAAG ggGTGGTTAAACGCATTATTCCAGCAGTAGCTTCTACAAATGCAGTAATTGCAG CTGTTTGCGCCACTGAAGTTTTTAAAATAGCCACAAG TGCATACATTCCTCTTAACAACTACTTGGTGTTTAATGATGTGGATGGATTATACACATACACGTTTGAAGCTGAAAGAAAG GAGAACTGTCCAGCCTGCAGCCAACTTCCCCAGAACATAGAGATTTCCCCGTCAGCTAAATTACAGGAGATCTTGGATTACCTGACAAATAATGCTTCATT GCAAATGAAATCTCCTGCAATCACAGCAACTATGTATGGGggaaataaaacactttatttaCAG acagtagcTTCAATTGAAGAACGAACAAGGCCAAATCTTTCCAAGACACTAAAAG aacTGGGGCTTGTGGACGGCCAGGAACTTGCAGTTGCTGATGTTACTACACCACAGACTATGTTGTTCAAGCTTCACTTTACCACTTAA
- the TMF1 gene encoding TATA element modulatory factor isoform X2 — MSWFNASQLSSFAKQALSQAQKSIDRVLDIQAEESPWPDAVIPDYGDGTNSLISGGWDTSSWGLSSNTEPQNQPVSPTAITKPVRRTVVDESENFFSAFLSPTDVQSIQKNSVVSKPPAKSQRPKEEVKSTLKESQHSSQLEVPVTTEAEVKDSSVAGLVDLKTLDIPKEKLEENSVLKSNAKHEESTDEVTDKKVSALNLEVPEDALNEKSRVGGDGTGGARDSTSQPLNVGTKDVGLETKERKTEDRQSNTPSPPVSTFSSGTSTTSDIEVLDHESVISESSVSSRQEAADSKSSLHLMQTSFQLLSTSACADYNRLDDFQKMTESCCSSDAFERIDSFSVQSLDSRSVSEINSDDELSGRASASASVAVSPSAPKTEMVDALKNKSENLDDAPVLHAEEAEMEESGRSATPVNSEQPDVLVATVQTVEEQIAEEEPEPQQDAAEKLLEEDTEKQELKKMIDSLTEKLEKREIQLLSTSKEKARLEEAYDNLKDEMFRMKEESSSLSSLKEEFAQRIADAEKKLQLACKERDAAKKEVKTVKEELATRLNTNETAELLKEKEEQIKGLMEEGEKLSKQQLHNSNIIKKLRAKEKERENINTKQNKKIKELEEELQHLKQVLDGKEDLEKQHRDSIKQLNSVVERQEKDLAKLQAEVEDLEERNRSVQAALDSAYKELADLHKANATKDSEAQEAALSREMKAKEELGLALEKAQDEARQQQEALAIQVADLRLALQRAEQQAARKEDYLRQEIGELQQRLQEAESRNQELSQSVTSATRPLLRQIENLQATLGAQTSAWEKLEKNLSDRLGESQTLLAAAAERERAATEELLSNKIQMSSAESQNSLLRQENTRLQAQLEVERNKLKKMEDENSRYEVELEGLKDEYAKTLEDAKKEKALLATQLEMEKMKVEQERKKAVFVQEAAKEKDRKSFTVETVSSTPTVSRSSSISGVDMAGLQTSFLSQDDPHDHSFGPLATSGSNLYDAIRMGAGSSIIENLQSQLKLREGEISHLQLEIGNLEKTRSIMAEELVKLTNQNDELEEKVKEIPKLRAQLKDLDQRYNTILQMYGEKAEEAEELRLDLEDVKNMYKTQIDELLKQRQN; from the exons ATGAGCTGGTTCAACGCCTCGCAGCTCTCCAGCTTCGCCAAGCAGGCGCTGTCGCAGGCCCAGAAGTCCATCGACCGGGTGCTGGACATCCAGGCCGAGGAGAGCCCGTGGCCCGACGCCGTTATACCCGACTACGGCGACG gaACAAATTCACTCATAAGTGGAGGATGGGATACATCTTCCTGGGGCTTAAGTTCgaatacagaaccacagaatcagcCAGTATCACCAACAGCAATCACTAAGCCAGTGAGGAGGACGGTAGTAGATGAATCTGAAAATTTCTTCAGTGCCTTTCTCTCACCGACAGACGTTCAGAGTATACAGAAAAATTCAGTTGTGTCCAAACCTCCAGCCAAATCACAGCGACCCAAAGAGGAGGTGAAAAGCACTTTAAAGGAGTCTCAGCACTCCAGTCAGCTGGAAGTGCCAGTGACAACAGAGGCAGAAGTGAAGGATTCCTCTGTAGCTGGCCTAGTGGACTTGAAAACCCTTGATATTCCCAAGGAGAAATTAGAAGAGAATTCTGTGCTTAAATCTAACGCCAAGCATGAAGAAAGCACCGATGAAGTTACTGACAAAAAGGTGTCTGCTCTAAATCTGGAAGTACCTGAAGATGCTCTTAATGAGAAGtccagggtgggaggggatggaaCGGGAGGTGCACGGGACAGCACTTCACAGCCTCTTAATGTGGGTACAAAAGATGTGGGTTTGGAAACTAAGGAGCGAAAGACTGAGGACAGGCAAAGCAATACACCGTCACCTCCAGTTAGCACTTTCTCCTCGGGGACATCTACAACTAGTGATATTGAAGTTCTGGACCATGAAAGTGTAATAAGTGAGAGCTCAGTAAGTTCAAGACAAGAAGCTGCAGATTCAAAATCCAGTCTCCATTTAATGCAAACATCATTTCAGCTTTTATCTACGTCTGCATGTGCAGATTATAATCGTTTAGATGACTTTCAAAAAATGACCgagagctgctgctcctctgatgCTTTTGAAAGAATTGATTCATTTAGTGTACAGTCTTTAGATAGTAGAAGTGTAAGTGAAATAAATTCAGATGATGAGTTGTCAGGCAGGGCTTCTGCTTCAGCATCTGTCGCTGTCAGTCCGTCTGCGCCAAAGACAGAAATGGTTGATgccctgaaaaataaatctgaaaacttGGATGATGCTCCTGTTTTACATGCTGAGGAAGCTGAGATGGAAGAGAGTGGGAGAAGCGCGACCCCTGTTAATTCTGAGCAGCCAGATGTTTTGGTTGCTACTGTGCAAACTGTGGAAGAACAGATTGCGGAAGAAGAGCCTGAGCCGCAGCAGGATGCGGCGGAAAAATTGTTAGAAGAGGACACTGAAAAGCAAGAGCTTAAAAAG ATGATTGATTCATTAACTGAGAAACTGGAGAAGAGGGAAATACAGTTATTAAGTACTAGTAAAGAAAAGGCGCGCCTGGAAGAAGCTTATGATAACCTAAAAGA TGAAATGTTTAGAATGAAAGAAGAGAGCAGTAGCCTTTCATCCCTTAAAGAGGAGTTTGCTCAGCGAATTGCGGATGCTGAGAAGAAGCTCCAGCTAGCCTGCAAGGAAAGAGATGCAGCTAAAAAG GAAGTAAAGACTGTTAAAGAAGAATTGGCTACTAGACTTAATACTAATGAAACTGCtgaattactgaaagagaaagaagagcaaatCAAAGGATTAATGGAGGAAg gagaAAAGCTTTCCAAACAGCAGCTGCACAATTCCAACATTATTAAGAAATTAAGAgccaaggagaaagagagagagaatattaacacaaaacagaacaaaaagattaAGGAATTGGAAGAGGAATTGCAGCATTTAAAACAG GTGCTTGATGGCAAGGAAGACCTTGAGAAGCAACATCGAGACAGCATTAAACAACTGAACAGTGTTGTGGAGCGACAAGAAAAGGATCTGGCTAAACTTCAGGCAGAAGTGGAAGACCTTGAAGAGCGGAACAGAAGTGTCCAGGCAGCGCTTGACAGTGCATACAA ggaaCTTGCAGATCTTCATAAAGCAAATGCTACAAAGGACAGTGAAGCACAAGAAGCAGCCCTAAGTCGGGAAATGAAGGCAAAAGAGGAGCTTGGGTTAgctctggagaaggctcaggatgAGGCCCGGCAGCAACAAGAAGCTTTGGCAATTCAG GTGGCAGACCTGAGGCTAGCACTGCAACGGGCAGAACAGCAGGCAGCAAGAAAAGAAGACTATTTACGCCAGGAAATTGGTGAACTACAACAG AGGCTCCAAGAAGCAGAGAGCCGGAACCAAGAACTAAGTCAAAGTGTTACATCTGCTACACGGCCCCTTCTCCGGCAGATAGAAAATCTGCAAGCCACGCTGGGAGCACAGACCTCTGCGTGGGAAAAATTGGAAAAGAACCTTTCCGATAGACTTG GTGAGTCCCAAACTCTTCtagcagcagctgctgagagaGAACGGGCTGCTACAGAAGAACTTCTTTCTAATAAAATTCAGATGTCTTCTGCTGAATCTCAGAATAGTCTTTTAAGGCAAGAAAATACACGCCTTCAGGCTCAGCTAGAAGTGGAGAGAAACAAAttgaagaaaatggaagatgaaAACAGTAG GTATGAGGTTGAACTAGAAGGTCTCAAAGATGAGTATGCAAAAACCTTGgaagatgcaaagaaagaaaag gcacTGCTAGCTACTCAGTTAGAAATGGAGAAGATGAAAGttgaacaggaaagaaagaaagcagtTTTCGTGCAAGAAGCAGCAAAGGAGAAG gatcggAAGTCATTTACTGTTGAAACCGTTTCAAGTACTCCAACTGTGTCGCGCTCTAGTTCCATAAGTGGAGTTGACATGGCAGGTCTTCAGACATCTTTCCTCTCACAG GATGATCCTCATGATCACTCATTTGGGCCCTTAGCTACCAGTGGGAGCAATCTTTATGACGCTATAAGGATGGGAGCAGGTTCAAGTATAATTGAAAACCTTCAGTCACAGCTAAAACTAAGAGAAGGAGAGATTTCACATCTCCAG CTGGAAATTGGAAACCTTGAGAAAACTCGATCAATAATGGCAGAAGAACTGGTTAAATTAACAAATCAAAACGATGAACTTGaagaaaaagtgaaggaaataCCAAAATTACGTGCACAGTTAAAG GATTTGGATCAAAGATACAATACAATTCTTCAGATGTatggagagaaagcagaagaagctgaagaactCCGACTGGATCTCGAAGATGTGAAAAACATGTACAAAACTCAGATAGAtgaacttttaaaacaaagacaaaactaa
- the TMF1 gene encoding TATA element modulatory factor isoform X1, with the protein MSWFNASQLSSFAKQALSQAQKSIDRVLDIQAEESPWPDAVIPDYGDGTNSLISGGWDTSSWGLSSNTEPQNQPVSPTAITKPVRRTVVDESENFFSAFLSPTDVQSIQKNSVVSKPPAKSQRPKEEVKSTLKESQHSSQLEVPVTTEAEVKDSSVAGLVDLKTLDIPKEKLEENSVLKSNAKHEESTDEVTDKKVSALNLEVPEDALNEKSRVGGDGTGGARDSTSQPLNVGTKDVGLETKERKTEDRQSNTPSPPVSTFSSGTSTTSDIEVLDHESVISESSVSSRQEAADSKSSLHLMQTSFQLLSTSACADYNRLDDFQKMTESCCSSDAFERIDSFSVQSLDSRSVSEINSDDELSGRASASASVAVSPSAPKTEMVDALKNKSENLDDAPVLHAEEAEMEESGRSATPVNSEQPDVLVATVQTVEEQIAEEEPEPQQDAAEKLLEEDTEKQELKKVTMIDSLTEKLEKREIQLLSTSKEKARLEEAYDNLKDEMFRMKEESSSLSSLKEEFAQRIADAEKKLQLACKERDAAKKEVKTVKEELATRLNTNETAELLKEKEEQIKGLMEEGEKLSKQQLHNSNIIKKLRAKEKERENINTKQNKKIKELEEELQHLKQVLDGKEDLEKQHRDSIKQLNSVVERQEKDLAKLQAEVEDLEERNRSVQAALDSAYKELADLHKANATKDSEAQEAALSREMKAKEELGLALEKAQDEARQQQEALAIQVADLRLALQRAEQQAARKEDYLRQEIGELQQRLQEAESRNQELSQSVTSATRPLLRQIENLQATLGAQTSAWEKLEKNLSDRLGESQTLLAAAAERERAATEELLSNKIQMSSAESQNSLLRQENTRLQAQLEVERNKLKKMEDENSRYEVELEGLKDEYAKTLEDAKKEKALLATQLEMEKMKVEQERKKAVFVQEAAKEKDRKSFTVETVSSTPTVSRSSSISGVDMAGLQTSFLSQDDPHDHSFGPLATSGSNLYDAIRMGAGSSIIENLQSQLKLREGEISHLQLEIGNLEKTRSIMAEELVKLTNQNDELEEKVKEIPKLRAQLKDLDQRYNTILQMYGEKAEEAEELRLDLEDVKNMYKTQIDELLKQRQN; encoded by the exons ATGAGCTGGTTCAACGCCTCGCAGCTCTCCAGCTTCGCCAAGCAGGCGCTGTCGCAGGCCCAGAAGTCCATCGACCGGGTGCTGGACATCCAGGCCGAGGAGAGCCCGTGGCCCGACGCCGTTATACCCGACTACGGCGACG gaACAAATTCACTCATAAGTGGAGGATGGGATACATCTTCCTGGGGCTTAAGTTCgaatacagaaccacagaatcagcCAGTATCACCAACAGCAATCACTAAGCCAGTGAGGAGGACGGTAGTAGATGAATCTGAAAATTTCTTCAGTGCCTTTCTCTCACCGACAGACGTTCAGAGTATACAGAAAAATTCAGTTGTGTCCAAACCTCCAGCCAAATCACAGCGACCCAAAGAGGAGGTGAAAAGCACTTTAAAGGAGTCTCAGCACTCCAGTCAGCTGGAAGTGCCAGTGACAACAGAGGCAGAAGTGAAGGATTCCTCTGTAGCTGGCCTAGTGGACTTGAAAACCCTTGATATTCCCAAGGAGAAATTAGAAGAGAATTCTGTGCTTAAATCTAACGCCAAGCATGAAGAAAGCACCGATGAAGTTACTGACAAAAAGGTGTCTGCTCTAAATCTGGAAGTACCTGAAGATGCTCTTAATGAGAAGtccagggtgggaggggatggaaCGGGAGGTGCACGGGACAGCACTTCACAGCCTCTTAATGTGGGTACAAAAGATGTGGGTTTGGAAACTAAGGAGCGAAAGACTGAGGACAGGCAAAGCAATACACCGTCACCTCCAGTTAGCACTTTCTCCTCGGGGACATCTACAACTAGTGATATTGAAGTTCTGGACCATGAAAGTGTAATAAGTGAGAGCTCAGTAAGTTCAAGACAAGAAGCTGCAGATTCAAAATCCAGTCTCCATTTAATGCAAACATCATTTCAGCTTTTATCTACGTCTGCATGTGCAGATTATAATCGTTTAGATGACTTTCAAAAAATGACCgagagctgctgctcctctgatgCTTTTGAAAGAATTGATTCATTTAGTGTACAGTCTTTAGATAGTAGAAGTGTAAGTGAAATAAATTCAGATGATGAGTTGTCAGGCAGGGCTTCTGCTTCAGCATCTGTCGCTGTCAGTCCGTCTGCGCCAAAGACAGAAATGGTTGATgccctgaaaaataaatctgaaaacttGGATGATGCTCCTGTTTTACATGCTGAGGAAGCTGAGATGGAAGAGAGTGGGAGAAGCGCGACCCCTGTTAATTCTGAGCAGCCAGATGTTTTGGTTGCTACTGTGCAAACTGTGGAAGAACAGATTGCGGAAGAAGAGCCTGAGCCGCAGCAGGATGCGGCGGAAAAATTGTTAGAAGAGGACACTGAAAAGCAAGAGCTTAAAAAGGTAACT ATGATTGATTCATTAACTGAGAAACTGGAGAAGAGGGAAATACAGTTATTAAGTACTAGTAAAGAAAAGGCGCGCCTGGAAGAAGCTTATGATAACCTAAAAGA TGAAATGTTTAGAATGAAAGAAGAGAGCAGTAGCCTTTCATCCCTTAAAGAGGAGTTTGCTCAGCGAATTGCGGATGCTGAGAAGAAGCTCCAGCTAGCCTGCAAGGAAAGAGATGCAGCTAAAAAG GAAGTAAAGACTGTTAAAGAAGAATTGGCTACTAGACTTAATACTAATGAAACTGCtgaattactgaaagagaaagaagagcaaatCAAAGGATTAATGGAGGAAg gagaAAAGCTTTCCAAACAGCAGCTGCACAATTCCAACATTATTAAGAAATTAAGAgccaaggagaaagagagagagaatattaacacaaaacagaacaaaaagattaAGGAATTGGAAGAGGAATTGCAGCATTTAAAACAG GTGCTTGATGGCAAGGAAGACCTTGAGAAGCAACATCGAGACAGCATTAAACAACTGAACAGTGTTGTGGAGCGACAAGAAAAGGATCTGGCTAAACTTCAGGCAGAAGTGGAAGACCTTGAAGAGCGGAACAGAAGTGTCCAGGCAGCGCTTGACAGTGCATACAA ggaaCTTGCAGATCTTCATAAAGCAAATGCTACAAAGGACAGTGAAGCACAAGAAGCAGCCCTAAGTCGGGAAATGAAGGCAAAAGAGGAGCTTGGGTTAgctctggagaaggctcaggatgAGGCCCGGCAGCAACAAGAAGCTTTGGCAATTCAG GTGGCAGACCTGAGGCTAGCACTGCAACGGGCAGAACAGCAGGCAGCAAGAAAAGAAGACTATTTACGCCAGGAAATTGGTGAACTACAACAG AGGCTCCAAGAAGCAGAGAGCCGGAACCAAGAACTAAGTCAAAGTGTTACATCTGCTACACGGCCCCTTCTCCGGCAGATAGAAAATCTGCAAGCCACGCTGGGAGCACAGACCTCTGCGTGGGAAAAATTGGAAAAGAACCTTTCCGATAGACTTG GTGAGTCCCAAACTCTTCtagcagcagctgctgagagaGAACGGGCTGCTACAGAAGAACTTCTTTCTAATAAAATTCAGATGTCTTCTGCTGAATCTCAGAATAGTCTTTTAAGGCAAGAAAATACACGCCTTCAGGCTCAGCTAGAAGTGGAGAGAAACAAAttgaagaaaatggaagatgaaAACAGTAG GTATGAGGTTGAACTAGAAGGTCTCAAAGATGAGTATGCAAAAACCTTGgaagatgcaaagaaagaaaag gcacTGCTAGCTACTCAGTTAGAAATGGAGAAGATGAAAGttgaacaggaaagaaagaaagcagtTTTCGTGCAAGAAGCAGCAAAGGAGAAG gatcggAAGTCATTTACTGTTGAAACCGTTTCAAGTACTCCAACTGTGTCGCGCTCTAGTTCCATAAGTGGAGTTGACATGGCAGGTCTTCAGACATCTTTCCTCTCACAG GATGATCCTCATGATCACTCATTTGGGCCCTTAGCTACCAGTGGGAGCAATCTTTATGACGCTATAAGGATGGGAGCAGGTTCAAGTATAATTGAAAACCTTCAGTCACAGCTAAAACTAAGAGAAGGAGAGATTTCACATCTCCAG CTGGAAATTGGAAACCTTGAGAAAACTCGATCAATAATGGCAGAAGAACTGGTTAAATTAACAAATCAAAACGATGAACTTGaagaaaaagtgaaggaaataCCAAAATTACGTGCACAGTTAAAG GATTTGGATCAAAGATACAATACAATTCTTCAGATGTatggagagaaagcagaagaagctgaagaactCCGACTGGATCTCGAAGATGTGAAAAACATGTACAAAACTCAGATAGAtgaacttttaaaacaaagacaaaactaa